A window of Roseburia hominis A2-183 genomic DNA:
TGAATTTTCCATATGTTTTGGACGGAAATTCCGTCTCCTCTATCGCGGCATGCACCTCGTACTCATATCCGGCTTCCCGCACCACCGCCTGCGCCGTCTCCGCAATCTCGGGCAGGTGCGCCTCCACCACCTGCTCGCACGCCTCTCTGTCCGGGACATCCGAAAGCAGCTCTGCCATCCGGCTTCCCACGGCATCACGCACCGCAAGCTTTAAATTCTGATCCTCCGCGGTATCGCTGTTGGCAAGCACATGGAACCGCAGCACCTTCCCAGCAATCTGCTCCTGTATTCTCTGATTTTTCACATACTGCATTTCCAGGAGGGCAAGCAGCATCACATTCATTCCCAACAACAAGTACCAGATCCATTTACGTCTTTGCATAACGGCATTTTCTTCCTTTCCTCTGCTGCAAAAGACGATTCCCGTTTTGATACCGTTTTATTCACTTTATGATAAATGAATCCAGTTTATTTTTACCTGATAGACAATCGCAACCTCTTCCTCGTAGTTCTCCCCGCACTCCTGGTACTCCTCATACCAGCCCCGCGCCGCGCCTCCGAGCTTGCGGTAACTGTCTGTAAGATCCACCTGCCGCTTCCGCTGCACATTTGCCGCCATCCGGTTCATATAGTCTTCCGCCAAAAGTGCAAGCTCCTTTTTGTTCTCCTTTCCGCCGGTTCCCTGCACGCTTCCGCTGCAGTGAATCGTCACCAGGACTTCCCGCACGCCATCCTTTTCCGAGAACGTGATCTCATTTGTGGCATCCGACAGCAGTAACATTCCCTCCTCCAACGGTAAACCGTACTCCCTCATGCGGTTTTGTGTAAAAAAAGCGAGTCTCGCCGCCTCCGCGTCAACCATGCCTGCCGGCATCCCACGCTTCCACACATAATACTGCTCCACCGCCGGTTTTTCGTCCTTCACGGTAACATACGGCAAAAACAGTGTCTCCTGCCGGTTGTCCATCTCCTGGTACAGCGATCCGATCGTGGGGTACGCCTGCTTTTTGATCTGGGACACA
This region includes:
- the spoIIR gene encoding stage II sporulation protein R gives rise to the protein MQRRKWIWYLLLGMNVMLLALLEMQYVKNQRIQEQIAGKVLRFHVLANSDTAEDQNLKLAVRDAVGSRMAELLSDVPDREACEQVVEAHLPEIAETAQAVVREAGYEYEVHAAIEETEFPSKTYGKFTFPAGKYEALRVVIGEGEGHNWWCVMYPNMCFEGSMYEVVDESAGEELKKVLSKEEYRAVLEEGNYKVRCRYLTFLDDLKE